CGTCAGCCCCCAGTGGTGGCTCGATGCCGGTGCCCACGCCACCCACGCCAGCGCGGTCTTCACCCTCGCGGACGTCTTCATGCTCGCCGCCGCCGTGGTCGCCGGCTATGGGATCGTGGTCAAGGCGGTTCGTGCCCTACTGAGCCGCGTGATTGGGATCGACTTACTCGTCTCGGTCGCGGCCATCGGCGCGGTCATCATCGGCAACTTCTGGGAGGCCGCGGCGGTCACATTCCTGTTTGCCATCGGCCACGCCCTGGAAGCGGCCACCCTGAACAAGACCCGCTCGGCACTGGCCGAACTGGTCGCCGTAGCCCCGGATTTCGCCGTCGTCCTACGCGACGGCGAGCAGCTGGAGGTCCCCGCCGGACAGGTGAGGATGGGCGAGATCGTCCTGGTCAAGAACGGTGCGAAGGTTCCCGTGGACGGCCAGGTCGTCGCCGGCACTGGCGCCATCGACGAGGCCTCCATCACCGGTGAATCCATCCCGGTCGAGAAGGTCAAGTCGGACCAGGTCTTCGCCGGCACCGCCTCCCGAGGCGGGTTCCTACAGGTGATGGCCACTGGCATCGGCGCGGACACCACCCTGGCCCGCATCATCCACCGTGTGGAGGAGGCCCAGGACGCCAAGGCCAAGACCCAGGCCTTCATCGACCGCTTCTCCCGCTGGTACACCCCCGCGGTCATGGTGCTGGCCCTCGCGGCCGGCCTGATCAGCCGAGACGTAGTGCTGGCCCTGACCCTGCTGGTCATCGGCTGCCCCGGCGCCCTGGTCATCTCCATTCCGGTTGCAATCGTGGCCGGCATCGGCCGCGCCGCCCGCAACGGCATCCTGATCAAGGGCGGCGAGTACCTGGAGACCTCGGCGAAGATCACGGCCGTCGCCGTGGACAAGACCGGCACCCTCACCGAGGGCCGTCCTCAACTGACCGACATTGTCGTACTCGATCCCGCACTGAACCGCACCGAGGTGCTGCGATGGGCCGCAGCCGCCGAAGCCGGGTCCGAGCACCCGCTCGCCCGCCCAATCCTGGACACCGCCCGCGCCGAGGGCGTCGCCCCAGAGGGCATCCCCGGCACCGTCACCCCGGTCCCCGGCAAAGGCATCGTGTCCGACGTGGGCGGCCAGCAGGTGTTGATCGGCAACCCGCCGCTGCTGGACCAGTATGGCGTCCACGACGACAGCGACGCCGCCCAGGCGTCGGAGTCGCTGGCCTCAGCCGGCAAGACCCCGATGATCGTGGCCGTGGACGGGACGGCAATCGGTGTGGTGGCCGTGGCCGACCAGATCCGCCAGGACGCCCCCGAGATGGTTGCCCGACTGCACGATGCCGGCGTCGAGAAGGTCGTCATGCTCACCGGTGACACCCGACTGGTGGCCGAGGCTATCGGGAAGGCCACGGGGATTGATGAGATCCATGCGAGCCTGCTACCCGAGGACAAGCTGGACGTGGTCGCGCAGTTGCAACGCGAGGGCCATGTGATCGCCATGGTCGGCGACGGCGTCAACGACGCCCCGGCCCTGGCCACCGCGAACATCGGCGTGGCCATGGGCGCGGCCGGCTCGGCCGTGGCGGTGGAGACCGCGGACATCGCCCTGATGGGCGACAACCTACTCAAGCTGCCCGAGTCAATTGGCCTGGCCAAGCGAACCGTGGCCGTGATGCGGCAGAACATCACGATCGCCCTCATCACCGTGGTGGTGCTCCTGGCCGGCGTCTTCGCCGGCGGGGTGACCATGTCCGTCGGCATGCTCGTCCACGAAGCCTCCGTGCTGGTGGTCATCGCCAACGCGATGAGGCTGACGCGGAACGACAAACACTCGACCGCGATGCCGAAGTCCCAGCGCACCCGCATCAAGGAGCGCGAAACAGCAGGCGAGGCCGTCGACGCTGCCTGACGGCCGCGCCGAGGACCCGGGCCTCTGTCCGTCCCAGGCTCTCGTTCACATGAGTAACTAGCAAACGACAACGCAAATCAGAAGGGCAGAGAAAATGACCGAGACGCATTTCAGCATCCAGGGAAACGTCGAGCACTTCACCATCGCGGACATCGCGAAGGAGAACCGGGACTTCCGGAAGGTCCTCTGGACCGGTGAACACTCCCAGATCCTCCTCATGACCGTCCCGTCGGGCGGGGAGATCGGGGACGAGGTGCATGAGCACACGGACCAGATCCTGACCTTCATCTCCGGCAACGGCGAGGCCGATCTAAACGGCGAGACCCACCCGATCGACGCCGGAGACACCAGTGCGCGGTGCCTGCCGGCACCCAACACAACTTCCGCAACACCGGGGAGGAACCACTGGTGCTCTACACGATCTACTCCCCGCCGGAGCACGCCATGGACGGCGCCTACGCCACCAAGGAAGCAGCCGACGCGGCCGAGGCCGCCGGCGAGGACGATCCGCCGCAATCCTGAGCGCCATAGTGCCGTACGCGAGAGACTCGCCGGTTCCCGGCGGGGGTCCGCGTCGAAGCAGCAAACGAGAATCGCTCAGTCGTCAGCAGGAAACAGGAGGAACACAGATGTCCACAGCGCTGGTCTTCACAGACTACGGCGGCCCCGAAACCCAGGAACTCATCGACCGGCAGCAACCGGTCCCGGGGCCCGGTGAGGTGGCGATCGAGGTGAAGGCGGCCGGTGTGAACCCGGCGGATTGGAAGATCCGCGAGGGCCGGCTCGGACACCATTGGAAGCTGCCGGCACCGATGGGCCGCGAGGCCTCCGGCGTGGTCACCGCGGTCGGTGAGGGCGTGGAGGACTTCGCCGTGGGCGACGAGGTCCTCGGCCTGCCCGCCACAGGCCACGGTGGCATCGCCCAGCACACGGTGCTGTCGGCCGAGAACACCGTGCTGAAACCCGAGGAGATCTCCTTCGCCGACGCCGCGGCGATCCCCGTCGCCGGCGCTACCGCCTACGACGTCACCCACCAGATCGAGCTGGAGGCCGGACAGAGCCTGCTGATTCTCGGTGCCGGCGGCGGCGTCGGGCTGATGGCCGCCCAGATCGGCAAGGTCCACCAGTTCACCGTGCTCGGCGTGGCTAGCGCCTCGAAGAAGGAACTGGTGGAGTCCACCGGCGCCACATTCATCGAGTCGGGCGACGGCGTCAACGACCGCGTGCGCCGCCTCGCTCCGGAGGGCGTGGACCTCATCGTGGACCTCGTCGGCGGGGACGCTCTGCGAGACATTGCGTCGGTGGCCAAGGACCCGCAGAACATCGTCAGCACCGCCGACCCGGCCACCGCCACCGAACTGGGCGGCGCCGGTGTTGAGCTGAGCGGTGAGGGGTTGGCGAAGATCACCGAGGTGATCAAGTACGGGCTGGTCAGTCCAAACGTTCGCGAACGATTCAGCCTGGCCGACGCGCGGGAGGCGATGGCCGTCGTCGAGACCGGGCACACCGCCGGGAAAGTGGTCGTGGAGCCATGACGACGCCCCTCATGATCATTAGTAGGACCATACCGGGTGAACTACACATCACGCCGGTGACTTCACCGACGCTGCCGATTCGTTCAAGACGGTCTTCTTGAAAGGCGTGCAAGCGCTGATGCCCTCCACGTGGCCTAATTGGAGGGGTTGCATACGGTCATCCGAGGGCGGCGTGCGCAACTTTCTGCACGTCCACATGGCGCTCACTCGCCACCGCAGACCCGCTCGACGTTCTCGGCCCGCACGTGCCTATGCTTGCCCCGCGGCGCTAATCGCTTCGTCTGTGAACCGGGCAAGAGGGAAGTCGCGCCACCGAAAACCCAACTGTACGGCCCACCGTTCGTTCCCGGGCACCTGGCGGGCAGGTTAGACATCGAAGTCGGACTTTGGGACGTTCCCGCGACGACGCCGGAGTTCCGCGCTCCTGGGGCGACGAGCGTCCGGAAGTTCCGAGGTCGTCCGCACCCTCCCAAGCTCATACTGTAGATAGCGGACCTTGGCCTCTATCGCGGCAGCCTCTATCGGTGCAGTGGACGTATTCGAGAGGGATGAATGGGCCAGGGTACGGGGCGGCGATAGTGCGCCCGTCATCGTGCGGTGATGGCGAGCCCAAGGGTCGCCAGGGCGACGCACGCAGCGAGAACTCCGAGACTGTTGCGCGCGGTGGCTCGACGACGCCGGTCGTGAAGGAGCCGGATGGTTTCGAGGCTGGCGGTGCTGTAGGTGGTGTAGCCGCCGATGAGTCCGGTGCCGAGGATCGTGAGCCAGTCGTGGGGCAGCCAGGTGGTCGCAGTACCGGTGAGGGCTCCGAGGACGAACGAGCCAGTGAGGTTCACGATGGCGGTGCCCCAGGGAAAGGTTTGTCGGACTCGGGCGAGC
This is a stretch of genomic DNA from Rarobacter incanus. It encodes these proteins:
- a CDS encoding heavy metal translocating P-type ATPase, whose product is MNRLQKWVNGNWSVPVVSGVLIIISFAVQRLAGGAANLTVSPQWWLDAGAHATHASAVFTLADVFMLAAAVVAGYGIVVKAVRALLSRVIGIDLLVSVAAIGAVIIGNFWEAAAVTFLFAIGHALEAATLNKTRSALAELVAVAPDFAVVLRDGEQLEVPAGQVRMGEIVLVKNGAKVPVDGQVVAGTGAIDEASITGESIPVEKVKSDQVFAGTASRGGFLQVMATGIGADTTLARIIHRVEEAQDAKAKTQAFIDRFSRWYTPAVMVLALAAGLISRDVVLALTLLVIGCPGALVISIPVAIVAGIGRAARNGILIKGGEYLETSAKITAVAVDKTGTLTEGRPQLTDIVVLDPALNRTEVLRWAAAAEAGSEHPLARPILDTARAEGVAPEGIPGTVTPVPGKGIVSDVGGQQVLIGNPPLLDQYGVHDDSDAAQASESLASAGKTPMIVAVDGTAIGVVAVADQIRQDAPEMVARLHDAGVEKVVMLTGDTRLVAEAIGKATGIDEIHASLLPEDKLDVVAQLQREGHVIAMVGDGVNDAPALATANIGVAMGAAGSAVAVETADIALMGDNLLKLPESIGLAKRTVAVMRQNITIALITVVVLLAGVFAGGVTMSVGMLVHEASVLVVIANAMRLTRNDKHSTAMPKSQRTRIKERETAGEAVDAA
- a CDS encoding NADP-dependent oxidoreductase, which gives rise to MSTALVFTDYGGPETQELIDRQQPVPGPGEVAIEVKAAGVNPADWKIREGRLGHHWKLPAPMGREASGVVTAVGEGVEDFAVGDEVLGLPATGHGGIAQHTVLSAENTVLKPEEISFADAAAIPVAGATAYDVTHQIELEAGQSLLILGAGGGVGLMAAQIGKVHQFTVLGVASASKKELVESTGATFIESGDGVNDRVRRLAPEGVDLIVDLVGGDALRDIASVAKDPQNIVSTADPATATELGGAGVELSGEGLAKITEVIKYGLVSPNVRERFSLADAREAMAVVETGHTAGKVVVEP
- a CDS encoding fluoride efflux transporter FluC — its product is MTPLLVLAVAAAGRIGSALRYLTDNALLARVRQTFPWGTAIVNLTGSFVLGALTGTATTWLPHDWLTILGTGLIGGYTTYSTASLETIRLLHDRRRRATARNSLGVLAACVALATLGLAITAR